ggggggagtcctactcccaccgggagtaggactcctcctttccttgtgggagtaggagaagggaagggggaaggagaaagaaggaagggtgcgccccccttccctagtccaattcggacctgaccatggggaggggtgcggccaccttttgaggcctttctctcctttcccgtatggcccattaaggcccaatacgaattcccgcaactctccggtactccgaaaaatacccgaatcactcggaacctttccgaagtccgaatatagtcgtccaatatatcgatttttacgtctcgaccatttcgagactcctcgtcatatccccgatctcatccgggactccgaactccttcggtacatcaaaactcaataaaactgtcatcgtaacgttaagcgtgcggaccctacgggttcgagaactatgtagacatgaccgagacacgtcttcggtcaataaccaatagcgggacctggatgcccatattggctcccacatattctacgaagatctttatcggtcagaccgcataacaacatacgttgttccctttgtcaccggtatgttacttgcccgagatttgattgtcggtatctcgatacctagttcaatctcgttatcggcaagtctctttactcgttccgtaacacatcatcctgcaactaactcattagtcacaatgcttgcaaggcttatagtgatgtgcattaccgagtgggcccagagatacctctccgacaatcggagtgacaaatcctaatctcgaaatacgccaacccaacaagtacctttggagacacctgtagagcacctttataatcacccatttacgttgtgacgtttggtagcacacaaagtgttcctccggtaaacgggagttgcataatctcatagtcataggaacatgtataagtcatgaagaaagcaatagcaacatactaaacgatcgagtgctaagctaacggaatgggtcaagtcaatcacgtcattctcctaatgaggtgatctcgttaatcaaatgacaacttatgtctatggctaggaaacataaccatctttgattaacgagctagtcaagtagaggcatactagtgacactctgtttgtctatatattcacacatgtattatgtttccggttaatacaattctagcatgaataataaacatttatcatgatataaggaaatatataatactttattattgcctctagggcatatttccttcatcatcTAGTCCTCGTGACCTTAATATCTTTACATTAGCCGCCGAAGGTATGGGACAAGAAGTAGGACGAATGAGTTGTCTCAATATAGCGCGTCTTGAGGGATAATGCTATGTGAGGAAACGCCCATCATTAGTATATTGTCATATCCTATAATGCAGGTACTAACTTAGCCAAAACATAGCACAGTCGTAAAGCTTAACTCCATCCTGTGCCCGTCCCGAACGAGACCGTACCTAGATGCCAGCAACCTCATCTAAAACATCACATACTTTTCCTAGTTTATTTTCTCAGTTTACTTtagtatttattttccattctcTCTAGTACTTAGTTTAATTCTGCCTTTTATCGTTCCTAGCAACCTACTTAAGTGAACCATTTCCAAACTCCAGTTGTGAGCGTAGTTGTGTTGAGTGACAACGAAGTTGCGGGGATCGTGGTGCCATCCTATTCGCTCCTTGTGGGATCGACAAACCTTACTTATCATGAAATTGCTACATAGCCCTGTGTACTTGCAGGTCATCACCCCGTTGCCCCACGACCTCCCTCGCCACAGCCTTTAAGAAGATCTGGCTAAGTCGCAAAATAAGAAGGGGAGACGAAGCAAAAGGATACCTTGCGGGATCCCTTGGTAATGGTGAGAGAAGGCTTGTGAGGAAGAATAGGACGACAAGAATAAGATGGGAAGTAAGCAATGGAATGAGGAATGACATCGCGTTGGCTGTGGTCCCCTTTTATAGCCGCTCGGGGCACCTAAGAGGCGGTCTGAGCACGGTGACACAAGCCTGCTCTATCAATAGAGTCGTCTACTATGCACAACGAGCACGAGGATCGAGACACCATCATAGCCAAAAGGGAACTGAATCAGCAATAGTTGAATGTTTCCTGTATTGATGACAACAGTGATGGGATATGGCTATCACGTAGTCCCATGATGCCTCAATCCCCGTGTAGGGCCAGTCACCTTATCCAGGTAGATACACCATATCTCACTGGGTTTGACGATCAAGTCTAACCACAAGGATGCCGCCATGTCACCCATGACGCTTCAGGGCATGTTCACATCACAATCTTTCCGACCATCATCTTTGTCAACAACGAAACTTTAATGCTCGCAAATCAGAATGTATTTAATTTGATTAAGAAGTTGAACTTGAGCTAAATTGGTGTTATCTATCCACAAAGCTGCTCGGGAAGCCAGACAAAAATGAAGTTGATTTATCTGTGTCCCTAGCAAGGAAGAAAAAGGAGCCCGTCAGGTTTCCGTCTCATGCAACACAGAAACAGACAAACTCTTGGCCACTGACGGCGCATAGTACCGCGGGACACGTTAGCCTGGAAGCTGGTCGCGAGACTGGTCTCAGGGCCCAACAGACTAAGGCATATCCTGGCCCCCTCGCCCCTCATGAAGCCCGCCTTGTAGAAGACCACCATCTTGAGGTGTAAGTTGGGGACTCCTCATCCGATTAGGGCATTGTGTCATTTAGCAAGCTTTGTAAACCTAGGTCTCGCCCCCTTTATACGAGACCTAGGGGATGGTCGAGATACCCAACAAATTTCATCTTAATCTTGATAGATCCATCTCAACATCCAATGTAGCCTCTCTCATACAAGGCGAGGCATACATCAATCAAATCCAAGGAGGTGTAAGGGTTTACCTCCATGATTAGGGTCCAAACAACAAAAATGAATAAACAATTCATGTGTGATCCCCTTTTGTAGTTCCAGTCTCGCGCATCACCCTATCAAGACTACTGACGGTTTTCAGTGTCGTCAGAGGTGTTCAACATAATCAttggttttgtatattattttatTGTTTAATAAATGGATACTTTTGCTAGTAATAATAGTAGGAAAGAATCGAATAGATTTTTTTAGAGAGGAGGCGCTTGCCCGGCAAGAATCGAATAGATGAATCAGACGGCTGTTTTGTAAATTGAAAGATTGTAAATAATTACTGTACTTATCATTTACATTTCTTGGATTTCTCCCTTGCGAAGAAAATAACCTCCCGTTTCTTTGTAGCTCTGTTTCATTCGATTCCGTGCCCCCTCCTTCCCTTTGCCGATCCGCACCCAAACCCTAATCTTTCTAAAAAGTAAAACCCCGCCTCTCCCatggccgccgcctcgccgccgccctcccCGCCCCATCCAAAGCGCCCCAAGATGTCCTCCTCCTCCGACCCCGAGCCGGAGCCCACCTCGCTGTCTGCCGCCGGCGCCGACCCCGGGCAGCCTCGCCGCCGCTACAAGCGCCGCAAGGTGGCCATCATCCTGGCCTACTGCGGCGCGGGGTATCAGGGTATGCAGAAGAATCCGGGCGCGCGCACCATCGAGGGCGATCTCGAGGAGGCGCTCTACCAGGCGGGCGCCGTCCCTGAAGCCGACCGTGCCGCGCCCGCCCGATACGAGTGGGCACGCGCAGCGCGCACCGATAAGGGCGTGAGCGCCGCCGCGCAAGTTGTCTCCGGACGCTTCTACGTCGACCCGCCGGGATTCATTGACCGGCTGAATGCGAAGCTCGCACCACAGATCCGGGCCTTTGGCTACGTGCGCGTCACCAACTCCTTCAGCGCTAAGAAGTTCTGCGACCGCCGGAGGTATGTGTATCTGCTCCCCGTCTTGGCGCTCGACCCCAGCGCACACCCAGACCGCGAGGCTGTCAAGGCAAGCGCGGGGAGTGAGAACCAACTTGCGAAGTGCGTGGAGTGCTCCGAGAGGGGGAGGAAGGTGCCAGATATTATGGGCCGGGAGGGGAAGTTGCCCGACTCCGAGGAGGAGAAGGTTCTTGATACGCCTGGAGAGGAAACTGTGGCTGCTCATGGAGAATTAGGGGATGCAAAATCTGTTCCAGCAAGCTCTGTTACTGAGACTGGGCTGGGAGATGGTGTAATGATTGATCTACCGAGCTCTGGTAATGGAACAGAAGCTCAAAATGCTGAACTGGGATCAAATGGGGCAGGAAAATGTGATATTGAAACTGCAGTTGGTAATTGCCATTCTGAAGCTGTACCAACCAGCGCCAGTGAGACCATCTGTTCAACTGTAGGTTCAGTCGATGTCATTGCTTCAGTTGTAGCTGAGAAGGAGAATAATTTTGAGCCTGCAGATATTGAAAAGGAGAGAATGCAAGCTACAAATATTCAGAAGGAAAATGGAGAAGAAAGTCCCCTTCTGAAAAACACATTTGCTTACACTGATGAAGTTAAAGAGAAGTTCAATAGGATCCTCAAGCATTATGTTGGAACCCGTAATTTCCACAACTTCACCACAAGAACTAAAGCTGAGGATCCTGCAGCCAAGAGGTACATCATTTCCTTCACTGCCAATACCGTTGTTAGTCTGGATGGGATTGATTTTGTCAGATGCGAGGTTGTCGGGCAGAGTTTCATGCTTCATCAGATCCGGAAGATGGTTGGCCTTGCTGTAGCAGTGATGAGGAACTGTGCACCTGAGTCAATCTATGACGTTGCCTTTCGCAAGTAAAGTCCTTAACTTCTTATCAGCTAACACATATAACACAATCTAGTCAGTTTGTGTTGCTTGCTGATTTATTGTTTATGTCATATTCTTCTTACAGGGATATCAGACTTAATGTGCCTACTGCACCCGAGGTTGGACTCCACCTCGATGAATGCATGTTTACCTCATATAactcaaaatggatggatacacATGAGGCAGTTTCAATTGAACCCTATGCTGAGGAGGCTGAAGAGTTCAAGATCAAGTACATCTTCCCTCATATTGCTGCAATGGAACACAAGGAGGGAGCTGTAGCACTCTGGTTGCACTCATTGAACAGCAGAAACTATCCAGATTTCCGCTACATGGAGACCACTGGATCTGAGGCAAAGGTTGGGGCTGTAGTTGAGAATATGGAAGAAGTGCAAATGCCTAGTAATAATGTAAGCGAGTAACTTTTTGCAAGGAACATGCAAGACCGATGGATATTTCTGATTGTCCTGTTCACCTGGAGAGTTGAAACATTGCTTGGAATAAAGACTGAAGAGAAAGGGTTGCTGCTTTTGTCCTATGAAGTGCTGGCATCAAAATGGTCGGAAGCATAAGTTATCTGCTCTAGTGTTATCTTAAGGCAATATCTGTTACAGCGGAGATCAGCTTTCCCAGATAGATATTTTTAAGTTGATTTATATGATCTATGTAACACTCTGAGACTGAATTATGCCCCCTGGAAAATACTTCATTGAATCCAGCATGCAGTTCAATAGGTTCAATATATTGTATGGCTTAGACCTGAAATATGTTGTTTCTAGTCTTTAATTCTTTTCAGGTTACATTACAGTATTTACATTTTCTTCTTGTAATCACATTATGTGCATTCGTCTTGGCTTGATTCAGACTCATATCCATTGCTAGCATAATTGCTGTGTGTTTACTGTTACTTGACAAATGTTCAATTTGCTCACtttgaagtactccctccgttgcGAAATGTAAGGCGTTTTTTGATGATAGTCAAAAAACGACTATCAtaaaatgtcttatattttgggacggagggattATACATACATTTTTAACTTATTTTGTTCATATCCATGTACGCCTGTGCCACATGATCTTCTGGTACTCCCTCTGCTTTAGTGatctaaaaggtcttatattagTTTCAAGAGGGAGTACATACATTTGCTCACTTTGTCGTATTTTCCTGGAGTAGTTCAACTCCGCTACTGGTTCCCACTTCTCAACAATGCTGTCCGGACCCCAATTGCTGGTATGCAGAGCACATTCTGTTGGACTTATCCTGCTGCTGATAACGGTCAAACACAGATAAGAGAACACGGAAGATGCTGGATGGGATAGCCCATTGCTCTACTCTCTGTCTTTGGGCACAATTAGGTTCAGATGTTACTATGTGACCAGCTTACCATGGTCATACCAACCTTTTATATCTTCTGTCTTGTTTTTGTACAAGTTCGTTTTCAAAGAAGAAACTCTCTTTCGTTTGGGGAGAAACCTTCTCTGCTTCGTTTGGTAAAAGCATAATATGGTTTCCAGTTTCCCGTTGGCTCTAACCTCTGAGGGCATTTTTAACCGATCCCCTAAAAAGCTATAAAAGAGTAAAAATTCGATTTTACTCCTTTTCGATGCACCTAGCTGATCCCCTATTCTGCCTAGTGAAGTAAAAATTTTACTCCAACTCCCAAAATCCCCCTAACGGTGAGTGACAGCCTCCACCATTTCCCTCCATTTTCCCCAAAACCC
The sequence above is a segment of the Aegilops tauschii subsp. strangulata cultivar AL8/78 chromosome 6, Aet v6.0, whole genome shotgun sequence genome. Coding sequences within it:
- the LOC109770603 gene encoding uncharacterized protein: MAAASPPPSPPHPKRPKMSSSSDPEPEPTSLSAAGADPGQPRRRYKRRKVAIILAYCGAGYQGMQKNPGARTIEGDLEEALYQAGAVPEADRAAPARYEWARAARTDKGVSAAAQVVSGRFYVDPPGFIDRLNAKLAPQIRAFGYVRVTNSFSAKKFCDRRRYVYLLPVLALDPSAHPDREAVKASAGSENQLAKCVECSERGRKVPDIMGREGKLPDSEEEKVLDTPGEETVAAHGELGDAKSVPASSVTETGLGDGVMIDLPSSGNGTEAQNAELGSNGAGKCDIETAVGNCHSEAVPTSASETICSTVGSVDVIASVVAEKENNFEPADIEKERMQATNIQKENGEESPLLKNTFAYTDEVKEKFNRILKHYVGTRNFHNFTTRTKAEDPAAKRYIISFTANTVVSLDGIDFVRCEVVGQSFMLHQIRKMVGLAVAVMRNCAPESIYDVAFRKDIRLNVPTAPEVGLHLDECMFTSYNSKWMDTHEAVSIEPYAEEAEEFKIKYIFPHIAAMEHKEGAVALWLHSLNSRNYPDFRYMETTGSEAKVGAVVENMEEVQMPSNNVSE